A single region of the Streptomyces vilmorinianum genome encodes:
- a CDS encoding serine/threonine-protein kinase produces the protein MTNGIDDILAPLDPLDPRETAGYRLLARLGEGGMGTVYLSHTRGGQPVAFKVVRREYGQDPDFRRRFEQEVRAARRVQGYHLVPVVDHDTAGALPWIASAFVPGLSLADALTTYGPLPLPAVFQLAGCTARALGSIHAADVVHRDLKPANILLGSTGPYVIDFGIAQAADATQLTRSGGVIGTPQYMSPEHALGEPVTAATDVFSLGLIAAVAATGRHPYGEGGATALGVRIANTERMPPDLSGYPAPLRTLLERCLTADPAARITTDELAELCERAAGRPLRAFDGWLPAPLMERIARREATAARPPEPAPQPTPTATPTQPDASAHLAGQPTVSAPPRPGPAHTPSPTATPSPAPAKRTRPALLAAAGAVAVTLAAVVTWVIVSPDGEKGRAGDTRADDKHTATSAPASSPSPSPTPQQTAYTLVFKDKPLTLRAPAFNTGTHVDLDAPKMFPDGEIGQNDGMELTYQDWGDADLRFLTPLGRGTGTTPEECRTGVDTDTLPASIPADDLNQGQTLAKGMVLCTVTSDNNLAMLRITDVLPDTKEGLSSDMPDYVTTLTLWKISK, from the coding sequence GTGACGAACGGCATCGACGACATACTGGCCCCGCTCGACCCCCTCGATCCGCGCGAGACAGCCGGCTACCGGCTACTCGCCCGGCTAGGCGAGGGCGGAATGGGCACCGTGTACCTCTCGCACACGCGAGGCGGGCAGCCCGTCGCGTTCAAGGTGGTCCGCCGCGAGTACGGCCAGGACCCGGACTTCCGGCGCCGCTTCGAGCAGGAGGTGCGGGCCGCCCGCCGGGTGCAGGGCTACCACCTCGTACCGGTCGTCGACCACGACACCGCCGGCGCGCTTCCCTGGATCGCCTCGGCGTTCGTGCCCGGCCTCTCGCTCGCCGACGCACTCACCACGTACGGGCCGCTGCCCCTGCCCGCCGTCTTCCAGCTGGCCGGCTGCACGGCCCGGGCTCTCGGCTCCATCCACGCGGCGGACGTGGTCCACCGCGACCTGAAGCCCGCCAACATCCTGCTCGGTTCGACCGGGCCGTACGTCATCGACTTCGGCATCGCACAGGCGGCCGACGCCACGCAGCTCACCCGCAGCGGTGGAGTCATCGGCACACCGCAGTACATGTCGCCCGAACATGCGCTGGGCGAGCCCGTCACCGCGGCCACCGATGTGTTCTCGCTCGGCCTGATCGCGGCGGTCGCGGCGACCGGACGGCATCCGTACGGCGAGGGCGGCGCGACCGCCCTCGGCGTCCGCATCGCCAACACGGAGCGGATGCCGCCGGATCTGAGCGGCTACCCGGCGCCACTGCGGACGCTCCTTGAACGCTGCCTCACAGCCGATCCGGCGGCCCGCATCACGACGGACGAGCTCGCGGAGCTGTGCGAGCGGGCGGCGGGGCGGCCGCTGCGCGCGTTCGACGGCTGGCTGCCGGCGCCGCTCATGGAGCGGATCGCGCGCAGGGAGGCGACTGCGGCGCGTCCCCCGGAACCGGCGCCCCAGCCGACTCCTACGGCCACGCCCACCCAGCCGGACGCCAGTGCGCACCTGGCCGGACAGCCCACCGTGTCGGCCCCGCCGCGGCCCGGCCCGGCTCATACGCCGTCCCCGACGGCCACCCCCTCTCCCGCGCCCGCCAAGCGCACCCGCCCCGCGCTGCTCGCCGCTGCCGGTGCGGTCGCCGTGACGCTCGCTGCAGTCGTGACTTGGGTGATCGTGAGCCCTGACGGCGAAAAGGGCCGCGCGGGCGACACCCGGGCGGACGACAAGCACACCGCGACCTCCGCCCCGGCCTCCTCGCCCTCTCCCTCTCCCACTCCGCAGCAGACCGCGTACACGCTCGTCTTCAAGGACAAGCCCCTGACCCTGCGCGCACCGGCCTTCAACACCGGCACACACGTGGACCTGGACGCGCCGAAAATGTTCCCCGACGGAGAAATCGGCCAGAACGACGGCATGGAACTCACCTACCAGGACTGGGGCGACGCCGACCTGCGCTTCCTCACCCCTCTGGGCAGGGGCACCGGCACCACGCCCGAGGAATGCAGAACAGGCGTGGACACCGACACGCTGCCGGCCTCGATCCCCGCCGACGACCTGAACCAGGGACAAACCCTGGCCAAGGGCATGGTGCTGTGCACCGTCACCAGCGACAACAACCTGGCGATGCTGCGGATCACCGATGTCCTGCCGGACACGAAGGAGGGTCTGTCCAGTGACATGCCCGACTACGTCACCACGCTGACCCTCTGGAAGATCTCCAAGTAG
- the ehuA gene encoding ectoine/hydroxyectoine ABC transporter ATP-binding protein EhuA — MIRFDQVTKRFGDHTVLDGLDLTVAPGERVTLIGPSGSGKTTILRLLMTLERVTDGVIHVDGKPFSHMPAGPGGQLVPASERYLAPRRRRIGMVFQQFNLFPHLTVLANVTEAPVHVLGLDKDVAARRARELLDLVGLADKHDAHPTRLSGGQQQRVAIARALAMRPEILLLDEVTSALDPELVAEVLDVLREVARTTDITMLCVTHEMGFARDVSDRIMMFDHGRVLESGRPEQLLDEPEHERTQAFLRTVR; from the coding sequence ATGATCCGCTTCGACCAGGTGACGAAGCGCTTCGGCGATCACACCGTCCTCGACGGCCTCGATCTGACCGTCGCCCCCGGTGAGCGTGTGACGCTGATCGGTCCGAGCGGCTCGGGAAAGACCACGATCCTCCGCCTGCTCATGACCCTGGAGCGCGTCACCGACGGCGTCATCCACGTGGACGGAAAGCCGTTCTCCCACATGCCGGCCGGTCCCGGCGGGCAGCTGGTCCCGGCGAGCGAGCGCTACCTCGCCCCGCGTCGCAGACGCATCGGCATGGTGTTCCAGCAGTTCAACCTGTTCCCCCACTTGACCGTCCTGGCCAATGTGACGGAGGCGCCGGTCCACGTCCTCGGCCTGGACAAGGACGTGGCCGCTCGCCGCGCCCGAGAGCTGCTGGATCTCGTAGGCCTCGCCGACAAGCATGACGCCCACCCCACGCGGCTCTCCGGCGGCCAGCAACAGCGCGTCGCCATCGCCCGCGCGCTCGCGATGCGCCCGGAGATCCTGCTCCTGGACGAGGTGACGTCCGCGCTCGACCCGGAGCTCGTGGCAGAAGTGCTCGACGTCCTGCGCGAGGTGGCCCGCACCACCGACATCACCATGCTGTGCGTGACCCACGAGATGGGCTTCGCGCGGGACGTCTCCGACCGGATCATGATGTTCGACCACGGGCGCGTCCTGGAGTCCGGCCGTCCGGAGCAGCTCCTCGACGAACCCGAGCACGAGCGCACGCAGGCGTTCCTGCGGACGGTCCGCTGA
- a CDS encoding ATP-binding protein translates to MIDAPEHRTSLTLPADELAPSRARSFTRAALIAWGVEDLLDETVLIVSELTTNAEQHGRRPAEPDDWPSAADRNVDEITLTLAFQADIVGIEVEDNSPEPPSRGSPPPSRLADAACSSYPPWLTPGPPVPSGTVAASG, encoded by the coding sequence GTGATCGACGCCCCCGAGCATCGGACGAGTCTCACACTGCCCGCCGACGAGCTGGCGCCGAGTCGCGCCCGCTCGTTCACCCGCGCGGCCTTGATCGCCTGGGGAGTCGAAGACCTCCTGGACGAAACCGTGCTGATCGTCAGCGAGCTCACGACGAACGCCGAGCAGCACGGTCGCCGGCCTGCCGAACCGGACGACTGGCCGAGTGCGGCGGACAGGAACGTTGACGAGATCACGCTGACGCTCGCCTTCCAGGCGGACATCGTGGGGATCGAAGTGGAGGACAACTCCCCCGAGCCCCCGTCCCGCGGGTCGCCTCCCCCTTCTCGACTGGCGGACGCGGCCTGTTCCTCGTATCCGCCGTGGCTGACGCCTGGACCGCCTGTCCCAAGCGGGACGGTAGCGGCAAGCGGGTGA
- the ehuD gene encoding ectoine/hydroxyectoine ABC transporter permease subunit EhuD, translating into MWDMEAARAALPVVLKGFGVTLLATLLGFAVAVLAGLVIALLQRAGTRWIALPVSFLAHFVRSTPVMVQLFAAWVLISGLDALPLGIAVLGLHYATYLSEVYRAGIDAVPKGQWEACTALSLPHRRVWRAVVLPQAVRNVLPALGNYAISMFKETPFLSVITVHEMVHEASTFGSTHFAYLESFTLAAAVFLIASWPTSALVRRLEARLAH; encoded by the coding sequence ATGTGGGACATGGAAGCGGCTCGCGCCGCCCTGCCTGTCGTCCTCAAGGGCTTCGGCGTCACACTCCTCGCCACGCTCCTCGGCTTCGCCGTCGCGGTGCTGGCGGGGCTCGTCATCGCGCTGCTCCAGCGCGCGGGCACCCGGTGGATCGCCCTCCCGGTGAGCTTCCTGGCGCACTTCGTGCGCTCCACCCCGGTCATGGTGCAGCTCTTCGCCGCATGGGTTCTGATCTCCGGTCTGGACGCGCTGCCGCTCGGCATAGCGGTCCTTGGTCTGCACTACGCGACGTATCTCTCGGAGGTCTACCGCGCGGGCATCGACGCCGTGCCGAAGGGCCAGTGGGAGGCGTGCACGGCCCTTTCTCTTCCCCACCGCCGGGTCTGGCGGGCGGTGGTCCTTCCTCAGGCGGTACGCAACGTCCTGCCCGCACTGGGGAACTACGCGATCTCCATGTTCAAGGAGACCCCGTTCCTGTCGGTCATCACCGTGCACGAGATGGTCCACGAGGCGAGCACCTTCGGCAGCACCCACTTCGCCTATCTGGAGTCCTTCACCCTCGCCGCCGCCGTCTTCCTGATCGCGAGCTGGCCGACATCCGCTCTGGTACGACGCCTGGAGGCACGCCTTGCCCACTGA
- a CDS encoding protease inhibitor I42 family protein has product MSDTSITAEPGERFTLTVDQNVSTREYWYLVDPEPDSSVLVSRGRDYASDSGDEPVDGAGGRLTFTFEAMGKGTTRFTLLHCTFATCQGNNSTLPPTTTGPSVTPTTGAATPSQAPERITYTVTVN; this is encoded by the coding sequence GTGAGTGACACCAGCATCACTGCCGAGCCGGGCGAGCGCTTCACGCTCACCGTCGACCAGAACGTCTCCACCCGCGAGTACTGGTACCTGGTCGACCCCGAGCCCGACAGCTCCGTGCTGGTCAGCCGCGGCCGGGACTACGCATCGGACTCCGGCGACGAGCCGGTGGACGGTGCCGGTGGCCGGCTCACCTTCACCTTCGAGGCCATGGGCAAGGGGACCACGCGGTTCACGCTGCTGCACTGCACTTTCGCCACCTGCCAGGGCAACAACTCCACCCTGCCCCCCACGACGACCGGGCCCTCCGTCACCCCGACCACAGGGGCGGCCACCCCCTCCCAGGCCCCCGAGCGCATCACCTACACCGTCACCGTCAACTGA
- a CDS encoding peptidoglycan-binding protein — protein sequence MSFFSSPLDSPSFRLDWLAALSKKMLGAGSKNELLDLIDNALSVPEPGGDQGMLQSLARLYRGQVDPVGGVFDQVDRVGRKGLPEVWVGDTSVRASDAVNAAGRSANQMREAFQECASVLLTLSDAIGAAQRKDEQGRGQLLEQKKMLGGKDGFFDDLHENDEEEWDRKNAAHFGSYAVDLMHDAVSDAQEATRVAARDLNKWAAEARAGKMETSELTAVDKLMLADTGVAGADAELNEILTAGDLARASTRMDMLSLDDETAMERMLARSDNPQERAYLMKALAAGHSVAEIEKFQDKIHGKDPDWLRRHLSPVVTAADSMNDEGLAPDGSNNNTDYMTFNGQRWVQGGDGSEGTCVASSTVTSRAMVDPLYALELTGGPDGQQDDPNAFKQRLVAEQHRLHTEGEGGKNWTGMGPEGQERINDTAVGTATGTDYQRQDLNSAADRRAVLTEVERSVAQGRPVPVDVSGKEGAHAMTIIAQEGDMLQVYNPWGSTTWVSEDDFINGRMGKASNNDLPNAYSVYLPR from the coding sequence ATGTCGTTCTTCTCCTCTCCCCTCGACTCCCCTTCCTTCCGTCTCGACTGGCTCGCCGCGCTGTCCAAGAAGATGCTCGGTGCCGGGAGCAAGAACGAGCTCCTCGACCTGATCGACAACGCCCTCTCGGTGCCCGAACCGGGCGGCGACCAGGGCATGCTGCAGAGCCTGGCAAGGCTCTACCGCGGCCAGGTCGACCCGGTCGGCGGCGTCTTCGACCAGGTCGACCGGGTGGGCCGCAAGGGTCTTCCGGAGGTGTGGGTCGGCGACACGAGCGTCCGCGCCTCCGACGCGGTGAACGCCGCCGGGCGGTCCGCGAACCAGATGAGGGAGGCGTTCCAGGAATGCGCGTCGGTGCTCCTGACGCTGTCCGACGCGATCGGCGCAGCGCAGCGCAAGGACGAGCAGGGCCGCGGACAGTTGCTGGAGCAGAAGAAGATGCTCGGCGGCAAGGACGGCTTCTTCGACGACCTGCACGAGAACGACGAGGAGGAGTGGGACCGTAAGAACGCCGCCCACTTCGGTTCCTACGCGGTCGACCTGATGCACGACGCCGTCTCGGACGCGCAGGAGGCCACTCGCGTCGCGGCCCGCGACCTGAACAAGTGGGCCGCCGAGGCGCGGGCCGGGAAGATGGAGACGAGCGAACTCACCGCCGTCGACAAGCTGATGCTCGCCGACACCGGCGTCGCGGGCGCCGACGCCGAACTGAACGAGATCCTCACCGCCGGCGACCTGGCGCGCGCGTCGACGCGTATGGACATGCTGAGCCTCGACGACGAGACGGCCATGGAGCGGATGCTGGCGAGGTCGGACAACCCGCAGGAGCGGGCCTACCTGATGAAGGCCCTGGCCGCCGGCCACAGCGTCGCCGAGATCGAGAAGTTCCAGGACAAGATCCACGGCAAGGATCCCGACTGGCTGCGGCGGCACCTCAGTCCGGTGGTCACCGCCGCGGACAGCATGAACGACGAGGGCCTGGCGCCGGACGGCTCGAACAACAACACGGACTACATGACGTTCAACGGCCAGCGGTGGGTCCAGGGCGGCGACGGCTCCGAGGGCACCTGTGTGGCCTCGTCCACCGTCACGTCCCGCGCCATGGTCGATCCCCTGTACGCGCTCGAACTCACCGGCGGCCCCGACGGGCAGCAGGACGACCCCAACGCCTTCAAGCAGCGCCTGGTGGCCGAACAGCACCGGCTGCACACCGAAGGCGAAGGCGGCAAGAACTGGACGGGCATGGGGCCCGAGGGGCAGGAGCGGATCAACGACACGGCCGTCGGCACGGCCACCGGCACGGACTACCAGCGTCAGGACCTGAACAGCGCCGCCGACCGCAGGGCGGTCCTCACCGAAGTCGAGAGGTCGGTGGCGCAGGGGCGGCCGGTGCCGGTCGACGTCTCGGGCAAGGAGGGCGCCCACGCCATGACCATCATCGCCCAGGAGGGGGACATGCTTCAGGTGTACAACCCCTGGGGATCGACCACCTGGGTCAGCGAGGACGACTTCATCAACGGCCGCATGGGCAAGGCTTCCAACAATGATCTCCCCAACGCGTACAGCGTCTATCTTCCGCGGTAG
- a CDS encoding HAD family hydrolase, protein MPTLLPPSPLPLKALLLDLDGVLLDTRPVMERAWQQVLNEHGLDVPFEEYERHLGRPFADIMERLGFAESERLHRTYDEASIAAAHRAREFDGIEEVLHAFVTAGWLLGIVTSKPLDRAAPSWPASDARSPRCVRRAVVGVASPRRTRFSSP, encoded by the coding sequence ATGCCCACCCTGCTCCCGCCCTCGCCCTTACCCCTGAAGGCGCTGCTGCTCGACCTCGACGGCGTACTCCTCGACACCCGCCCGGTCATGGAGCGCGCATGGCAGCAAGTCCTGAACGAGCACGGTCTCGACGTACCGTTCGAGGAGTACGAGCGCCACCTCGGCCGGCCGTTCGCCGACATCATGGAACGGCTCGGGTTCGCCGAGTCCGAGCGGCTTCACCGTACGTACGACGAGGCGTCGATCGCAGCGGCCCACCGTGCGCGCGAGTTCGACGGCATCGAGGAGGTCCTTCACGCCTTCGTTACCGCCGGCTGGCTCCTCGGCATCGTCACGTCCAAGCCCCTTGACCGGGCCGCCCCCTCTTGGCCCGCCTCGGATGCCCGTTCTCCACGGTGCGTACGCCGAGCGGTGGTGGGCGTGGCAAGCCCTCGCCGGACCCGATTCTCCTCTCCCTGA